AATGGTCGTTTTTTTCTGTTGTTCGGCTGTTCCTCTTCTGCTTAATATGTTCACTTAATCTGTTCAATTCCTTTGTAAGGTTGAACAGAGACAACCCTGACACTTTCATCGAGCGAACAAACTAATACTTGACTAAAGTCCACCATCGGGGCATTTCATCTTGCTTAACCCCTAGTTAACCTAGTTCTGCTTTGATCATGAAGTATGACTATCTTCTATGTTCTAAGAGTTAACAAACTAACATAAACATGTATAGGATGTGTAAGGGTCGCAAAGACGCAGTCAACTGTGGCATGCGTACTATCCTTAACTAGAACGCGCTGATCCAGCAATCGAGTTTTTCAATATCCACAACAAACTATGAAAATTAACAAGATTTAATAATAGCTTCCACCAATTAAGAAACTATAAAAGAAATCCATATAGCTAAATCATCAGAATCCtaaaaacaaatccaaaaccctagagaAGCAGGTTTTACTTATTGACTGCACAGATTTGTACTCTAATCATACCGTTGGATTTGGTGAGCAACATGACAACTCTTTTATTTATGATTGCATAAACATGGGTTGCAAATTCCTAATTGTCATACTACATGCCACACACTTTTTACTGAAACTCCGGTGAGCATCAAAACAAACTTACAGGCTCTTTCAGTTACTATAACATGTTCAAAGAAACCCCCAAACGACGAAACACATATTGCAGGTGGTTTAGATCACAAAATTTCTAGCAATGACTAATGAATTTAAACCCTAGACAGCAAAATAAACAATAGatgtaaacaagaaaaagaacCTGTGAAAGTATCTTTGAGTCCTCTGTATCCATGGCTAATTAATCTTTCTCAAGGTTCCTCAATCCACCATAAATCTGTCAAATGATGAGCATCAAAGAATACTAAACCCTAAACAGTGAGAATGAAGAGAACCagagtttgaaagtgaaagaaAAGCTGCAAAAGGGGAATAAAAGTTCTTCGGGCaaccaattactaagggcacccaaGTAGGCCCGTAGTATTTATTGTACTGTAAGTGAGTATTACCATAACAACGAATTGACTCggtgaagagaaagtaaaaaaaatgCAGAGAAGAAATCTTTGGGTCTCTGCTACTAAAATCCTAAGCAGAAGATTACGTTCAAGTTCTCGATTTTCAACTAATTTGGATCCCGAGTTACAATCTACTAGAGTTATTTCTTGTTCGTTTCACCATGCTGGAGAATCTAGGGTTTTTAAGAGCTCATATGGCAACATTTTTCTGGCGAATTACAGGAAGAATTTCTGTTCATTAGATGAAAATTCTGGGAGATGCTGGAATTGTGGAGTTGTGGCTGTGTCTAAACCATTTCTCTCTTGTGACTCTTGTAAAAGCGTTCAACCGGTTCATACTTCCGTGGATTATTTCCAGATTTTCGGATTGTAAGTATGTTGATTATGTTTTGTTCGGATCGTGTTGTAGAAAGAAATTGTTTATTAAGATGCCCTAATTGGATTTGTAACAGGGAGAAAGCGTTTGAGATAGAGGATACCAATCTGGAGAAAACATATAAAGATTGGCAGAAGAAACTTCATCCTGATTTGGTTCATATGAAATCTGAGGTTTGTTTCACCATTTTTACAtgattttacttatttttttacAATTTATGATTTATATTGATCCTTGTGTATGTTTATTTTAGAAAGAAAAGGAGTTTGCTGCTGAACAGTCCTCTCGGGTAATTGATGCTTATCGAACACTAAGGAAGCCGTTGTCTAGGGCAATATACCTTGTAAGGATTCTTATTTTATTTACCTATTCTCTTAAACATTTTGATTAATAGGACCTTGATGTTACTAAATATGGAGTACAATCAAAAGGAAGTGCTAAGTCTTGCTAGTTGTGATTAAGAGAACTGTATCATCAACCAAAGGGctaattatttggaaaatgttatAAAAAGTAACACTATCACAAGTCATTATGTAATTCAATATTATCTCCGTCTTTTGTACCATTTAAAGATTTCATTTCCCTATATCCGTAGTTACCGTATTCTGACATTTCTCTTGGTTTCTGAACATGCCGTATTCTGACATTTCTCTTGGTTTCTGAAAGTTGGGTCTTGGTTTCTGAACATGCTGTATTCTGACATTTCTCTTGGTTTCTGAAAGTTGGGTCTTGAAGGTGTACATGTGGATGAAGAAAGAACAGTATCGGATCCTGAATTACTAGCTGAGGTAACTTTTGTGGAGTCTAATTTAGTTTCCATGAGGATAGGGGGGAGAGCATGACCTGTTTATTATATATTGTTGAATCAAGGGATAGCAAGGCTCATTTACTATACATATGGTTGCACCAACTTACATCTTTTCTGAAGCCTATTTAAGTTTCTTAACTATTAAGTGATGGATATTAAGCTATTTGAATCTTTTTTGAACTTTGCCTGAATTtgctgatcttgttgcagatctTGGATATCAGGGAAGCAGTTGACGAGGCCTCTAATTCACAGTCTTTAAAGAAAATCCAGGGTCAGGTAACGTGGAcacttattttaattataaattgTATAATGACCACTCTTTGTGACTGAATATAGTCCCAACCTGCTGGGCATCACTTAGGCTGTTTCTCCGGTTGCAATAGGACTTGATTAATTTCCTACTTACTGAAAGATGATATTTCCCTTGGGAGGGACCTGCTGGGGAATCAGTTTATTGTGGTCCCTTCATCTAGTCACTGCTTCTCTACGTCTGCCCACGGCAAAGTCCTTGGTTTGTGAATCTGCGATCACTTGCACCCTACAAGATTTTTGCAGTTTAGCACCCTTAGGATTTGGTCTTTCTCACTTTCTTGACCGATTTACTTCCAGTCAATAAAATCATCTAATTATTTGTATGTGATTTCATTGTGTAACTCTTTCTGTTTCTAATCCAGGTACAAGAGAAGCTAGAAATCTGGTCCAAGTCCTTTGAGAGTGCTTTTAACAAAAAGAAGTTTGAAGACGCTGTAACCTCAATTCAAAGAATGACTTGCTACGATCGAATAAATGACGAAATTGTAAAGAAGCTTTGATTTAGGTAAGCCTTCTGTGAATCTAGATTATCTCAACAATCTTGTAGAAGGTAGACCaacactatgtttgtttactcctgactcatctgagtcgtctggatctgagtgaaatcacctgactcatctggatctgactcaatatgtttgttttgagtcagatctgactcatctgactcaaaaaatgtgagtcagtggtttggtcccgtgagtcaggggtattttgttacctgactcaaatgggtccgagtcaggggttatgtctgagtcataggtcgagtcagatctgactcaaaatgcaaaacaaacggtctgactgctgactcggcccgagtcagaggttgactcagatccagacgccgagtcagctgcaaacaaacaagatgcaAGTGTTTTAATATTAGTTCATGCATGGCCTGTTAGATTGTTTCTCGTGATCTTCTTTTATTCGAAGAATATCCATATTCAGAGAATCCATATTTGCATGTGTGCATTAGAGGGAGCAAAAAACTTTTGTCCTTATATACCTTTGTTCTGTTGGTCCATGTTAGCTTGGATTTTGCCAAGTAAGTGTTTACGAAGTTAAGAATGAATATTAGATGTAAAATTGATTGTAGATCATAACTTTTTCTGAAAGGAAGACGACGGAGAAAGATTAATAGAATCAGGAGAAGTCATCGAAGTAGTATTCTGTTAACAAATGAAGTTATCCAAGGAGAACATTGGACTTTCTGGTATGTGCTGTTTGAACGAAACCATCCCTAGACTATAAACCATAACACCACTGGTTTTGTGAGCTAGATAGATAgcttttccttttgttttttcCTTAATGAAATAGATAACAACCTCTTTCTGATAACCAAAGACGGAGCAGACTTGAACTGAAAACAGGAAGATAAAAAACCGGCCATAATACttatttaaattaaaaataaaattgttataaaATGTATGATTAAATGATTGGGTGGGTTAATTGCTAATAAAAATTCACATGGTGGACTCAAACAAAAGTCTTCCAAACTCTCTTTATAAAAAGGGCTATAAATGGATTAGGTAGGCTTGGTAATAGTTCCTTACCGTACTTACTCTGTATAACCTAGCCAGGCACGCTCTCATTTTAATAAAGCCCCAAAAGCTAGTTACTTATAATGTTCTCATACTTGTCCTTTATGATCTGGTCCTACCCAAGCCGTAGGTTACCACATTCTTCTTTAGGCTCTTGCCCACTAGGTTCTTGTCCACTAGGTTTTTACCACAATCAGTCGATATTTCTAAGTTAGATTCTTA
This portion of the Papaver somniferum cultivar HN1 chromosome 11, ASM357369v1, whole genome shotgun sequence genome encodes:
- the LOC113323384 gene encoding iron-sulfur cluster co-chaperone protein HscB, mitochondrial-like: MQRRNLWVSATKILSRRLRSSSRFSTNLDPELQSTRVISCSFHHAGESRVFKSSYGNIFLANYRKNFCSLDENSGRCWNCGVVAVSKPFLSCDSCKSVQPVHTSVDYFQIFGLEKAFEIEDTNLEKTYKDWQKKLHPDLVHMKSEKEKEFAAEQSSRVIDAYRTLRKPLSRAIYLLGLEGVHVDEERTVSDPELLAEILDIREAVDEASNSQSLKKIQGQVQEKLEIWSKSFESAFNKKKFEDAVTSIQRMTCYDRINDEIVKKL